The DNA segment TTCCTGATCCACGGGCGTActgtcctttccaagcggtcGGGCAATTTTTctactcccaatgcatacagtcaatGCTCCCGATCATCCCAGGAAACCCTCGTTTCTCTCCAATGTCGAGTAGTCGTTGAAGATCATCCGGTGTGGGTGGTCGTAGATACTCGTCTCCGAATAACTGTATAATTTCGTCAGTGAAATTATGTAAACACAAAAGTGCTGAGGTCTCAGCTAGTCGGAGATATTCATCTACCGTGTCAGCCCCAGTACCATAAGCAAGCAGTCGAATAGCCGCCGTACATTTTTGTAGCGGAGAATGACCTAACCTCCCGGTTGCATCTGGTCTTTGTTGAAAGAATACAAAGTTCTCCTGGAGGGCAAGGACAATACGCATGAATAAACCCTTATTCATGCGGAAACGTCGTCTGAATTGTGCCGAGTATGTCGCATTCTCTCTGAAGTAGTCATTAACTAAACGGGTGTGTCCCCCTTCACGGTCTCGTTCAATATAACCCCGTGTGTTTTGCATATTCGGTTGGGCCTCCACTATGTCATTATATGCATCCTCGACGATTTCATCGAGAACCTCGTCCAATCTTTCATCGATTTCAtcggatgatgatgatgatgatgacattTTAGGTTTCCctccttttaaaaataaaatattaagtttagttttttatatcatttaaatAACATCTTATTTCCCATTTTCCAATCATCTTATTACCAATTTTTTTAAGGTTATagatgttaaaattttaaacatatatggtattatttcataaaatccCAAATTCTAATCATCTAATTTAtcattttcaaatcatcttaTTACCAaaaatttttttggttatagatgttaaaattttgaaacata comes from the Brassica rapa cultivar Chiifu-401-42 chromosome A01, CAAS_Brap_v3.01, whole genome shotgun sequence genome and includes:
- the LOC117132562 gene encoding uncharacterized protein LOC117132562, encoding MSSSSSSSDEIDERLDEVLDEIVEDAYNDIVEAQPNMQNTRGYIERDREGGHTRLVNDYFRENATYSAQFRRRFRMNKGLFMRIVLALQENFVFFQQRPDATGRLGHSPLQKCTAAIRLLAYGTGADTVDEYLRLAETSALLCLHNFTDEIIQLFGDEYLRPPTPDDLQRLLDIGEKRGFPGMIGSIDCMHWE